The following proteins come from a genomic window of Natronosalvus vescus:
- the gfcR gene encoding transcriptional regulator GfcR — protein MKNVDDLIESASDLAERGLSKGEIADELNVSRETASWLVERSGTATQPSKSTTSSDTSRSADIHVDWSAIGRDSQRMGYVASAMADLLAKHGEDVDLTIGIEKAGGPIAALVAHELETDLGTYTPAKHQWEEGDIDKLGGTFSRNFATIRGRECYIVDDTITSGTTMKETIDAIRKEGGEPLACVVLADKQGVDELEGVPVYSLLQVISVGTEE, from the coding sequence ATGAAAAACGTCGACGACCTTATCGAGAGCGCGTCAGACCTCGCCGAGCGAGGCCTCTCGAAAGGTGAGATTGCAGACGAGCTCAACGTCTCCCGCGAGACTGCGAGCTGGCTCGTCGAACGGAGCGGTACCGCAACCCAGCCATCGAAATCCACCACCTCGTCGGACACCAGCCGTTCCGCCGACATCCACGTCGACTGGTCGGCGATCGGCCGCGACTCACAGCGGATGGGCTACGTCGCCAGTGCGATGGCCGACCTGCTCGCAAAACACGGCGAAGACGTCGATCTGACGATCGGGATCGAGAAGGCTGGTGGCCCCATCGCCGCCCTCGTCGCCCACGAACTCGAGACCGACCTCGGCACCTACACCCCGGCGAAACACCAGTGGGAGGAAGGCGACATCGACAAACTCGGCGGAACCTTTTCACGGAATTTCGCGACGATTCGCGGCCGCGAGTGTTACATCGTCGACGACACGATCACGAGCGGAACGACGATGAAAGAGACCATCGACGCCATCCGAAAAGAGGGTGGGGAGCCACTCGCGTGTGTCGTTCTCGCGGACAAGCAGGGCGTCGACGAACTCGAGGGCGTGCCCGTGTACTCCCTGTTACAGGTCATCAGCGTCGGTACCGAGGAGTAG
- a CDS encoding glutaredoxin family protein, with protein sequence MTFQPDSSLEQDEVNDIVDQAIESNDVVLFMKGNELMPQCGYSQRALELIRQHRTDLETVDTLESLPEFREALSEHSGWETVPQTFVDGEFVGGSDVLAELDERGELEATLQSA encoded by the coding sequence ATGACGTTCCAGCCAGACAGCAGTCTCGAGCAGGATGAGGTCAACGACATCGTCGACCAGGCGATCGAATCCAACGACGTCGTTCTCTTCATGAAGGGGAACGAACTGATGCCCCAGTGTGGCTACTCCCAGCGCGCCCTCGAGTTGATCCGTCAACACCGCACCGACCTGGAAACGGTGGATACCCTCGAGTCGCTACCGGAGTTCCGCGAGGCCCTCTCCGAACACAGCGGCTGGGAAACCGTTCCACAGACGTTCGTCGACGGCGAGTTCGTCGGTGGCTCGGACGTCCTCGCCGAACTCGACGAGCGGGGCGAACTCGAAGCGACACTGCAGTCGGCCTGA
- a CDS encoding DUF7110 family protein: MSTEDSRHVYRLHSTLELPLEDLEEHLETATYPEGVTDVELTRRNNTLILKAVSNDDTVSKYTPTAQLKASVTENRVYEEDPDERRNSFRWDEEDEEEIESELVEFAAFKGDRETVLQNSLLQYEMFQVLCDIALQTEKGTLTAISEQDGDLEATRIVDGEARPADVEVVEGPRERKGKSSGVNWRDNKFISD; encoded by the coding sequence ATGTCAACTGAGGATTCCAGACACGTGTATCGGTTGCATTCCACACTTGAACTCCCCCTCGAAGACCTCGAGGAGCACCTCGAGACCGCAACGTATCCAGAGGGGGTTACCGACGTCGAACTCACCCGCCGCAACAATACGCTGATCCTCAAAGCCGTCTCGAACGACGACACCGTCAGCAAGTACACCCCGACGGCACAGTTGAAAGCCAGCGTCACCGAAAACCGGGTCTACGAGGAAGACCCCGACGAGCGACGCAACTCCTTCCGGTGGGACGAAGAGGACGAAGAGGAGATCGAATCCGAACTGGTAGAGTTTGCGGCGTTCAAAGGCGACCGCGAGACGGTGCTCCAGAACTCCCTGCTCCAGTACGAGATGTTCCAGGTACTCTGTGATATCGCCCTCCAGACCGAGAAGGGGACGCTGACGGCGATTTCCGAGCAGGATGGCGACCTCGAGGCGACCCGGATCGTCGACGGCGAAGCCCGCCCGGCGGACGTCGAGGTCGTCGAAGGGCCACGCGAGCGCAAGGGCAAATCGAGTGGGGTCAACTGGCGGGATAACAAGTTTATCAGCGACTGA
- a CDS encoding DUF7289 family protein: protein MVLLIGIVAIGSLGLFVVATDSINEVERAAEQERIEQSFVQLSQSISTSTLQTDVSHHTSIDAGEHGAIARHDAASYEIWSEDNDGNRIDLGDGTLGTIEYESDDGTRVAYEGGAVFRETGVEIRILSMPPVFYDRETSTFQFSAVSLDEGKTIDSGGIDIRRSNVYTGDLRYIQNDRLYVQIESEYCLGWEQALSTHAGSSVVEEPCYEGDNEDGTLKARLGYDEAENAFSSGLALPDSDNLRTSEGKGNSDSIEVDENEFPPLNHTIAAMAEDFKNKSEPQSAESHGEFFTEGMTGTYNFDLSDGDATVVVNGSVDTDKITVSNCSDGEHSLQIYAKGDFDLSDDVTSPEDCDISTIQLYGTDTSTVRFHDSSSEFRGLIYVASNKFDPDDGLPGGNHGCW from the coding sequence GTGGTGTTGTTAATCGGTATCGTCGCAATCGGGAGCCTTGGCCTCTTTGTGGTTGCTACAGACAGTATAAACGAGGTAGAACGGGCAGCAGAGCAGGAACGTATCGAACAATCCTTTGTTCAACTTAGCCAGAGTATCTCTACGTCTACGCTCCAGACCGACGTTTCTCATCATACGAGTATAGATGCGGGCGAACATGGAGCGATAGCCCGCCATGACGCTGCGAGTTATGAAATCTGGTCTGAAGATAACGACGGGAACCGAATTGATCTCGGAGATGGAACGCTCGGGACGATTGAATATGAAAGCGACGATGGAACGAGGGTTGCCTATGAGGGTGGGGCCGTGTTTCGCGAAACGGGTGTAGAAATACGAATCCTCTCCATGCCTCCGGTATTTTACGACCGAGAGACGTCGACGTTTCAATTCTCGGCTGTAAGTCTTGACGAGGGGAAGACCATTGACTCGGGAGGTATCGATATTCGTCGCTCCAACGTGTATACTGGTGATTTACGGTACATCCAGAACGACCGCCTGTATGTGCAAATCGAGAGCGAATACTGCCTCGGTTGGGAACAGGCTCTTTCCACACACGCAGGAAGTTCGGTCGTTGAAGAGCCGTGCTACGAGGGAGACAACGAGGACGGTACGCTAAAAGCTCGACTCGGATACGATGAAGCTGAAAACGCGTTTTCCTCCGGCCTGGCGCTGCCGGATTCTGACAACCTCAGAACATCGGAGGGGAAAGGTAATTCAGATTCCATCGAAGTTGATGAGAACGAATTCCCACCTCTCAACCACACGATAGCCGCTATGGCTGAAGATTTTAAGAATAAGAGTGAGCCTCAGTCTGCGGAATCTCATGGGGAATTCTTCACAGAGGGAATGACGGGCACCTATAACTTCGATCTCTCCGATGGCGACGCAACCGTTGTCGTAAACGGGAGCGTTGACACTGATAAAATTACAGTGTCAAACTGTTCAGATGGAGAACACTCGCTCCAGATTTATGCGAAAGGTGATTTTGACCTATCTGATGACGTGACATCACCGGAAGACTGTGATATTAGTACTATCCAACTCTATGGAACAGACACCTCTACTGTTCGGTTCCACGATTCGAGTAGCGAATTCCGGGGTCTGATCTATGTTGCTAGTAATAAATTTGATCCCGATGACGGATTACCAGGTGGAAATCACGGGTGCTGGTAG